A region from the Dermacentor andersoni chromosome 11, qqDerAnde1_hic_scaffold, whole genome shotgun sequence genome encodes:
- the TBC1d7 gene encoding TBC1 domain family member 7, with translation MAAAEMNFRAHYYDKVGFRGINENRSLEILLSEKPIDLKKLSNFCRKFCLPSVHRLTVWKVLLGILPTFEENITSFEKDEEDQYNDLRRALEVMRVVRNGTPQADTIALMYLVGEGRLHLDIEQQMSDEEVQHIRSIASVFTKICGKEEEAYWLTRNFWKHLKKLAVDSDAMGKQVEDTLEKEDHELFQQLLKIKAFPVLPLETWFQRCFAEVLDEDALVRIWDKVIGGSTKILPDVAALLLMSLRAALLSATVTADVLTLLSKISKEASEAVVNRALE, from the exons ATGGCAGCAGCTGAGATGAACTTTCGAGCGCACTACTATGACAAAGTCGGATTTCGTGGAATAAACGAGAACAGATCGCTCGAAATATTGCTCAGCGAGAAGCCCATAGACCTGAAGAAGCTTTCCAATTTCTGTCGCAAGTTTTGTCTGCCCTCGGTTCATCGGCTGACCGTCTGGAAAGTGTTGCTAG GAATTTTGCCCACATTTGAGGAAAACATTACGAGTTTTGAAAAAGACGAAGAGGACCAGTACAACGACCTGAGGCGCGCTCTGGAGGTGATGAGGGTCGTTAGAAATGGTACGCCACAGGCTGACACGATCGCCCTCATGTACCTTGTGGGTGAAGGGAGGCTGCACCTTGACATCGAACAGCAG ATGTCGGACGAAGAAGTCCAGCACATCAGGAGCATCGCATCAGTCTTCACCAAGATTTGCGGCAAGGAGGAAGAAGCCTACTGGCTGACCCGCAACTTCTGGAAACACCTCAAGAAGCTTGCTGTCGACTCGGATGCCATG GGAAAGCAAGTTGAAGACACATTGGAAAAGGAAGATCACGAGCTGTTCCAGCAGCTGCTGAAAATCAAGGCGTTCCCAGTGCTGCCCCTAGAGACGTGGTTCCAGCGCTGTTTCGCTGAAGTTCTCGACGAGGACGCCTTAGTCAG GATATGGGACAAGGTGATCGGCGGCTCGACCAAAATCCTGCCCGACGTGGCGGCTCTCCTGCTCATGTCCCTGAGAGCAGCCCTGCTCAGTGCTACCGTCACGGCCGATGTACTTACACTTTTGAGCAAG